DNA sequence from the Prolixibacter sp. SD074 genome:
AAACAATTATCCCGATTGTTCTCGTTTCGTTATTCTTGCTATTCTCTGCATTTCCCGCCTCCGCCCATTGCGACCGCGAAAACGGGCCCGTGGCTGTGGCTGCAAAAGAAGCACTCAAAACCGGTGACTTTAGTAAAGTTGCTATTTGGATTGGCGAAAAGCAGGAAGAAGAGTTGAGGAATAAATTCAGGCAAAGTTTAAGTGTTTACCGCAAAGGTAGTGAATCAAAAGAACTTGCAACGGAATATTTTATGAGTAACACGGTCAGGCTGCACCGCGAAGCGGAAGGTATGCCTTTTACAGGATTGAAACCGGCCAGTCCCAATGCGCTGGATATTGGGATAGCAGAAAAAGCCCTTGAAACCGGTGATATTGACCCCTTACAAACACTTCTCAAAGAGGAATTGGAAAAGGAAACTTCTAAATGGTTCCAAAAAGCTTTGGAGGCCAAAAAGAATAAGGACAAAAGTGTAGAAGCCGGCCGTCAGTGGGTGGACAGTTATGTAAAGTATATCATATATTCTCATAAACTCTACCAAAAAATTAAGGCCGGCCCCCCACATGGAGTTGGTGAATAGATTAACTAAACATCTTTTTAATGACTCTTGTTGAAGATATAAAGAACCAATTAAAATCATATAACGTAAAATAAAAGTATCATGGAATTTAAAACACCTATATCATTAAATAAAGAGCATGAAGAATTACATGCCATGCTCCGGCAAGCCACGCAGCTTTCAGGCAAAACAGGCGAAGCCGCAAAAACAGTTGCTGAATTGATGCATCCGCATTTTGTCAAAGAAGAAGAGTACGCGCTTCCCCCTTTGGGGCTGTTGTCATCTCTTTCATCAGGAAGCCTTTCTGAAGAAATGAAAGAGGTTTTGCAAATGACGGACAAACTGAAATCAGAACTTCCGGAAATGTTGGCAGAACATAAACAAATTGTTGCGGCTTTGGAGGTTTTAGTGCAACATGCAACAGCAGAACATCATCCTGAGGTTGCTGAATTTGCTCAAAAACTTATGCTTCACGCACAAACAGAAGAAGAAGTTTCATACCCTACCGCTATATTAGTTGGAGAATATATCAGACTTAAATTCATTTAAGCGGTTGAGCTTTAAACGGCAAAACAGAACCAGATTTACAGAATAGAATTTGTTAAGCTATGTCAGATATCATGATTGTTTTAATTTACTCAGGTATAACTGCCCTTGCCACCGGCTTGGGCGTTATTCCTTTGTATTTTACCAAAAAGATTTCTGTCAGCAAGATGAGCCTGGCGAGTGCCCTCGCAAGTGGGTTATTACTGACTGCAGCTTTTGACCTTATCAATGAAGGAACAAATAGCAATGCTGTACTAACCTTACTGGGAGTAATCACGGGTGTAATCCTGATTTCCATAAGCCGAAAATGGCTGGATAAACGCAAAACACCCGATGTTGGCGATCTGGCAAGGGCTGACCTGTTAAAAGCTATCGTTATCATTGGCGTTATGACTATCCATTCTTTTGCCGAAGGCATTGCGGTGGGGCTCTCATTTGGCGGAGATAATCTTTCTTTCGGCTCAATGATCAGCATTGTTATAGCGCTGCATAATGTTCCGGAAGGCCTTGCTATCGGACTGGTACTTATTCCCAAAGGGGTTAAGATTTGGAAAGCCGGGTTATGGAGTGTCTTTTCCAGTTTGCCCCAACCGTTGATGGCAGTTCCTGCATTTCTTTTGGTATTGGTTTTTGAGCCATTTCTTCCTTTCGGACTAGGACTGGCTGCAGGAGCAATGATATGGATGATTGGAGCGGAGGTATTACCTGATGCCTGCCATAAAACAGCCCCTGGAAGTATTGGCATAGCCTTAACAATAGGCGTGGTTTTTATGATGGCTTTCAAGTTGTTTATTAGCTAGTAACCATGGTTTTTGTAAATCTAAAGTGATTATGAAAAAAGATAGCTTTCACATAAAAAGAAAAAAAGTAATCGTTGTCGGTGGTGGCTTTGCAGGCATCCAGTTGGTAAGAAGATTGGACGAAAACCTGTTTGATGTGCTTCTAATTGATAAAATCAACCATCACCAATTTCAGCCATTGTTTTATCAGGTGGCTACTTCACAAATTGAACCGGCAAATATATCGTTTCCATTCCGACACATCTTTAGAAACAAAAAGCATATTCAAATCAGACTGACGGAAGTCAACCGGATTTTCCCCGACAAAAATAAAATTAGCACGAGCATTGGTGATTTCGATTACGATTTTTTGGCTATTGCCATAGGTTGCAAAACAAATTTCTTTGGCAAAAATGAAATTTGCAGTCATTCATTGACATTGAAAACCACCTACGATGCCATTAAAATCCGAAATCATATTTTGAAGATTTTTGAAAGAATTATTTCTCTAAAGGAAGATGAGAGGGAAGCTTATTTAAATCTTGTAATTGTTGGTGCAGGTGCCACTGGAGTTGAACTGGCGGGTGCTTTTTCAGAAATCAAAAAGAATGTATTACCAAAAGATTATCCCAGGATTGATTTTACAAAATTTCAAATCTATTTAGTAGAAGGGAGCAGAAATACCTTAAATAACATGAGTGACAGGGCCCAAAATGCTTCTCAAAGATATTTGAAGAAAATGGGGGTGAAACTGCTCACCGAAAAATTTGTAAAAGAATATAATGGGAATACACTTGCGCTGAGCAATGGCGATAAAGTAAAAACCAAAACGGTTATTTGGGCAGCAGGAGTAACAGGTAATTTTGTAGAGGGCTTACCGGCTGAAAGTTTTACCCATGTAAACCGTATAAAAGTAAACCGTATAAATAAAGTTTTTGGGAGTGAAAATATTTTTGCCTTAGGCGACATTGCCTACATGGAAACGCCAAAATACGCCAAAGGGCATCCACAGGTTGCAAATGTGGCCATAAATCAGGGCAAGAATTTAGCAAAGAACCTTAAGCGGTTAATCCGTGGGAAAGTACCGATGGATTATGAATACAGGGATTTAGGTTCAATGGCAACAATTGGACAAAATAAAGCCGTTGTTGACTTTCCCTTTTTGAAGTTCAAAGGATATTTTGCCTGGTTTATATGGATGTTTTTGCATCTTATGCTTATTTTAAGTGTTCGCAATAAATTAATTATATTTATAAATTGGGCATGGGTTTATATTACAAAAGATTCATCGCTCAGACTAATTTTAACAGAGGATAAAAATTCTTGTGGTAAATATAATGACAAATAATTACGAAATATTTGAAAAATCTTATATCAAGAAAAGCACGAAAACCTAACATTTTAGGAATTAAGGCACAGTTGGGCCCTGAAAAAAGGCAGTAGGTTTGCATACTTACTGCCTTTTTTTAGGGTAACAGCGCTCAAAATGCGCGCTCAATTGTGTTTTAATTCGTGTTGGGCTTAACCGTTGCTGTTCAAAGCTATACACTATGGGGATTGAATGGTTTTCCTGCATCCTTTCCGTTGTTTTTCTGCTGCCGGTTTTGCTATTTTACCTGTTTTGGGGCCGGGACCCGGATATTGGGCACGTTTTTCGTTTTCCACCGGACATACTTTTCCCGTTCAGCCAAAAACAGGGAATTTTTAGCCGGTAAACCGGTTGTGCAATTTTTTCAAAGAACGATTTGCAGGGTAGGCACTATCCGGGTTCCCACGGAACATCTTTCACCAAACCGGCAAAACGCAGCCTTCCTTTTTTACATACCGGGCAGTTGGGCTGCCGGAAGTTTTGGATACATTCCAGGATTTCAGTCCACACCGTATCCTGTCTTTCCCAAACCTGGCCGCCATCTTCCAGTGCCTCTTCTTTCCGGTTTTCGACCTCTTGTGCCAGCAGTTGTTTTGCCGCCAGGATGTTTTGTTTACGGTAACGGCTCGATAAAATTCCATAGTACCGCACTTTAAAAAAGCCCTTTGGCAAAATGTGCAACAAAAACCGGCGGATAAACTCATCCACATCCAGTTTCATTTCCCTGAACCTGCCTGTACGGTAATCTTTCCACGAAAATCGCACTTTGCCATTCTTCACTTCCAAAATCCGCCGGTCGGTAATGGCAATACGAAACACGTAACGCGAAAGGTATTCCAGTATTTTTTCAGGATTGCCCATGGGTGCCTGCACATTCACCACCCAGTCCTTTTTGTATAAAGGCGTGAGGAAGCGGTTAAACTGCACAGGCCCTTTTATGCCTGCCAGTTTGCCGTGAAAATCGAGTTCCCCTTTTTCTTTGGCTTGTTTTAGCAAATACAGAAACTTTCCCCTGAACTTTTTTGCCAATATCTTGCCTGCGATGAAAAAGTTGTTTTTGGCCGGTACATGCACCCAGTGTTCGCGGTCGAAGCCCAGGCCCCCTGCGGGCATGATGCAATGCAGGTGTGGGTGTTCCTTCATGTTCTGCCCCCAGGTATGGAGTACGGTAACCAGGCCAATATCAGCGCCCAGGTGCTTTACGTCACGGGTAAGTTCGAGCAGGGTTTGTGAAACAGCTTTGAACAACAAGCCATACATCACTTTCCTGTTTTGCAGGCAAAGCGGGTTTAACTCATGCGGCAGGGTGAACACCAAATGGTAATACCCCACCGGGAGAAGTTCTTTCATCCGTTTGTCCAGCCATTCCAGTTTTTCTTTTTGCTGGCACACAGGGCAGTGGCGGTTGCGGCAGGAGTTATAAGATTTCTCTGTATAGCTGCAA
Encoded proteins:
- a CDS encoding hemerythrin domain-containing protein, which translates into the protein MEFKTPISLNKEHEELHAMLRQATQLSGKTGEAAKTVAELMHPHFVKEEEYALPPLGLLSSLSSGSLSEEMKEVLQMTDKLKSELPEMLAEHKQIVAALEVLVQHATAEHHPEVAEFAQKLMLHAQTEEEVSYPTAILVGEYIRLKFI
- a CDS encoding IS91 family transposase, whose protein sequence is MQEQIIVGSLLREYGGNYISQNKVTKEQQSLIHLLSACRTGGLGSHFEKCDHCSYTEKSYNSCRNRHCPVCQQKEKLEWLDKRMKELLPVGYYHLVFTLPHELNPLCLQNRKVMYGLLFKAVSQTLLELTRDVKHLGADIGLVTVLHTWGQNMKEHPHLHCIMPAGGLGFDREHWVHVPAKNNFFIAGKILAKKFRGKFLYLLKQAKEKGELDFHGKLAGIKGPVQFNRFLTPLYKKDWVVNVQAPMGNPEKILEYLSRYVFRIAITDRRILEVKNGKVRFSWKDYRTGRFREMKLDVDEFIRRFLLHILPKGFFKVRYYGILSSRYRKQNILAAKQLLAQEVENRKEEALEDGGQVWERQDTVWTEILECIQNFRQPNCPVCKKGRLRFAGLVKDVPWEPG
- a CDS encoding ZIP family metal transporter, yielding MSDIMIVLIYSGITALATGLGVIPLYFTKKISVSKMSLASALASGLLLTAAFDLINEGTNSNAVLTLLGVITGVILISISRKWLDKRKTPDVGDLARADLLKAIVIIGVMTIHSFAEGIAVGLSFGGDNLSFGSMISIVIALHNVPEGLAIGLVLIPKGVKIWKAGLWSVFSSLPQPLMAVPAFLLVLVFEPFLPFGLGLAAGAMIWMIGAEVLPDACHKTAPGSIGIALTIGVVFMMAFKLFIS
- a CDS encoding NAD(P)/FAD-dependent oxidoreductase; this translates as MKKDSFHIKRKKVIVVGGGFAGIQLVRRLDENLFDVLLIDKINHHQFQPLFYQVATSQIEPANISFPFRHIFRNKKHIQIRLTEVNRIFPDKNKISTSIGDFDYDFLAIAIGCKTNFFGKNEICSHSLTLKTTYDAIKIRNHILKIFERIISLKEDEREAYLNLVIVGAGATGVELAGAFSEIKKNVLPKDYPRIDFTKFQIYLVEGSRNTLNNMSDRAQNASQRYLKKMGVKLLTEKFVKEYNGNTLALSNGDKVKTKTVIWAAGVTGNFVEGLPAESFTHVNRIKVNRINKVFGSENIFALGDIAYMETPKYAKGHPQVANVAINQGKNLAKNLKRLIRGKVPMDYEYRDLGSMATIGQNKAVVDFPFLKFKGYFAWFIWMFLHLMLILSVRNKLIIFINWAWVYITKDSSLRLILTEDKNSCGKYNDK
- a CDS encoding DUF6448 family protein, with the translated sequence MKTKDFNSGTESRERLQSRKGNLQTIIPIVLVSLFLLFSAFPASAHCDRENGPVAVAAKEALKTGDFSKVAIWIGEKQEEELRNKFRQSLSVYRKGSESKELATEYFMSNTVRLHREAEGMPFTGLKPASPNALDIGIAEKALETGDIDPLQTLLKEELEKETSKWFQKALEAKKNKDKSVEAGRQWVDSYVKYIIYSHKLYQKIKAGPPHGVGE